In the genome of Arabidopsis thaliana chromosome 4, partial sequence, the window CTCCGAGGCTAAGGCGTTTGCTGCGGCGTTAGAAGCGGTTGTGGTACCGTTAGAAGCGGGAGAGGAGCCGCTGCTAGAGGAAGAGATTGAGCTTGGTAATCTCAAAAAACTTGAGAAAGCATTTTTCCAAGAACCACCAGAGTTTTCAATATGTACAAGAATAAGCTCGTCTTGCTCGAGCACGGCGTGTGAAAGAGCGTATTGAAGAGCTGCTGCAGATTCACGTGTCGGATCAGCGATCACCATGATCTTACGAGACTGTGGTGTTGAAGATGATCCTCTACGACCCTCTTCCatacccttcttcttcttcttcttcttcttattgtttCTTCCCTTTGCTTATATCATTACCATTTTTGATACATTGTTTTCCTATgggtttgttttacttttgatcAGATAAATTACGGTATCAAAAACTCACGATTTGTTGTCACGGTTTGTGTTCATGTTTATCTCTGAAAAAACAGTTGGGAAAAATTAAAGCCACTTAACCGGTTTGTGTGTTCTACGTTTAGAAAAAAAGGATAATTGTTGTGGTGGTGGTTAGTGTTGCTATTTTTGAGGAATACgtcacttttgttttggttaattttaGGTGTCACCAACTTccaacacaacaacaacatatcAAA includes:
- a CDS encoding Adenine nucleotide alpha hydrolases-like superfamily protein (Adenine nucleotide alpha hydrolases-like superfamily protein; Has 35333 Blast hits to 34131 proteins in 2444 species: Archae - 798; Bacteria - 22429; Metazoa - 974; Fungi - 991; Plants - 531; Viruses - 0; Other Eukaryotes - 9610 (source: NCBI BLink).), whose protein sequence is MEEGRRGSSSTPQSRKIMVIADPTRESAAALQYALSHAVLEQDELILVHIENSGGSWKNAFSSFLRLPSSISSSSSGSSPASNGTTTASNAAANALASEIGQGDGNFLEQMKRICEIAQPKVRVHTECIAIDGVKATAILLHGDKLGVDVIIIGQRRTISSSLLGYVFS